GAAAGAGCGGCGCAAATGCGCGATGAGGAGCAAAAGGTTAAAGAAGAACTGGAGACGAACCAACGGCAGTGGAAGCAGCGTGGCAGCGAACAGATGGCGGTTGTGGAGGAAGATATTGCCCAAGTGGCGGCTGTCTGGACAGGCGTTCCGGTGCAAAAATTGGCGGAAGAAGAAAGTCAGCGCCTGCTGCGTTTGGAAGAGGTGCTCCATGGCAGGGTAATCGGCCAGGAAGAGGCCGTTAAGGCGGTTGCGCGGGCTGTGCGACGTGCGCGCGCCGGACTTAAGGACCCTCGCCGTCCGATTGGCTCTTTTATCTTCTTAGGACCGACCGGCGTCGGAAAAACCGAATTGGCTAAAACATTGGCAGAGGCGCTGTTCAGCAATGAGAACGCTATCCTGCGGCTCGATATGTCGGAGTATATGGAAAAGCATACGGTTTCCCGCTTGATTGGTGCGCCGCCAGGCTATGTTGGACATGATGAAGGCGGTCAACTGACGGATGCGGTGCGCCGCAAGCCTTATGCGGTCATCCTGTTGGATGAAATTGAAAAAGCGCATCAGGATGTTTTCAATATTTTGCTTCAGGTTCTGGAAGATGGTCGTTTAACGGATAGCAAAGGACGGACGGTTGACTTCAAAAATACCGTCATCATCATGACTTCAAATGTAGGTGCCAAGCATTTGAAAGAAGAGGCTGCAACACTGGGCTTTTTGGCCGGAAACAACGACGGAAAGACTCAGCAGACTGCCGCAAAAGAACGGGTCTTGGATGAAGTGAGGAAACTGTTTCGCCCGGAATTTATTAATCGCGTAGATGAAATGATTGTTTTTACACGATTAACGGACGAAGAACTGGGCTTGATTGTAGACATCATGCTGAAAGATGTTTCAAAACGTCTGGTGGAAAATGGTTTGACGCTCGAAGTGTCAGAGGCAGCCAAGCTGGAATTGTTGAAAGCCGGGCGCGATGCGGCTTATGGCGCACGTCCGTTGCGAAGAGCGTTGCAACGTTTGGTGGAAGATGAAGTGGCGGATTTGATTTTGCGTCGCGAGGTCGGTGCAGGAGACCGACTTGTTGTCGACACGGACGATAAAGGTGAATTAAAAGTCGTCAAAATGCTATAAATTACCAAAAATGACGGCAGGAATCTGTAGCCAGGAAAGCGAAAAACACTGTATGGCGCTAGAATGAATTGCGCCATACAGTGTTTTATTTTAAAAATAAAGAAGGCTGCTTGAAACTTGCGGTGGCGGACTCGATGGGAGTGTGTAGGTTTGTCAAAATTAAAGGTTAAATATGCCTGTCAAGACTGCGGGCATGAGTCGGCTAAATGGCTCGGACGTTGTCCGGGCTGTGGTGCGTGGAATACGCTGGTCGAAGAATTGGCTGCACGTAAGGAGCCGCGCGGTGCTTTTTTTACCGGTGGCGTTGCGGCGAAGCCGATGCCGATCACAAAAGTCGATACCGCTTCCTTTCCGCGTATGGCTACCGGGTTGAAAGAGTTTGACCGTGTATTGGGTGGTGGAATTGTTCCAGGCGCGATGGTACTGATCGGCGGCGATCCGGGCATCGGCAAGTCGACGCTTTTGCTCCAGGCGGCCTGCTCGATCAGCGGACAATACGGACAGGTATTGTATGTGTCGGGCGAAGAATCGGCTGCGCAGACCCGAATGCGGGCCGAACGAGTGAATCGTCTGCATGACAATATGCTAATCATGACAGAAACGAATCTTGAATCGATCATTCAGTCGGCGGCGCATGTAAAACCGTCGCTCTTAGTTATCGATTCGATTCAAACGATGTACAGCCCTGAAATTCCGTCAGCTCCGGGTAGCGTGGGGCAGGTGCGCGATTGTACCGCGAAGCTTCTGCGTTTGGCTAAAGAGCGTGATATTCCGATTGCGATTATCGGACACGTGACGAAAGACGGTAATATAGCGGGGCCAAGGCTGCTTGAACATATGGTGGATGTCGTCCTTTATTTCGAAGGAGAACGCAATTATGCGTTTCGTGTGCTAAGGGCGATGAAAAATCGTTTCGGTTCCACCAGTGAGAGCGGTATCTTTGCGATGGAAGAAGAGGGGCTGGCAGAAGTCAAGAACCCCTCGGGCATTCTTCTCTCCGAACGTCCGGAAGGCGCTCCGGGTTCGGTAGTGCTTGCTTCCATGGAGGGGGTTCGCCCGCTGCTCATTGAAATACAGGCGTTGGTGAGTACGACCTGCTTTGGTATGCCGCGTCGCACGGCAGTAGGTTTTGATTACAACCGGCTGATCCTGCTTTTAGCGGTGCTTGAGAAAAGGGTTGGACAGATGTTAGCCAACCAGGATTGCTATGTGAATGCGGTCGGCGGCATTAAAGTATCCGAACCAGCTGCCGATTTGCCGGTGGCTCTTGCGATTGCGTCCAGTTATCGGAACATGCCGCTAGATGCGAAGACCGTTGTTGTCGGAGAAGTCGGGCTTACCGGAGAGGTTAGAATGGTATCGCGGATTGAAGAACGCATTGGAGAGGCCGTCAATTTAGGCTTTCGTCGCTTTGTCATACCGAGCGGCAATGCGGCTGCTTTTAAAGGGAAACGTGCAGGACTTGAGATCATCGGCGTAGCTAGCGTACAAGAAGCCATGGAGGCGGTGTTTGTATGAATGGCAAACTTCAAGATGGTAAGCTTTGGGACAATCGGTTTATCCAAACGTTATTGAAACTGGTTCCGGGCACACCGCTGCGTGACGGGCTGGAACACATTATTCGCGCTAAGATGGGCGCGCTGGTATTTGTCATCAGCAACGCTAAGATGCTGGAGTTGGTCGATGGCGGTTTTGAGATCAATTGTGAGTACGCTCCTTCGGCTTTTTATGAATTGGCGAAGATGGATGGTGCTATCGTTTTGTCCGGCGATGCCAAGATGATCCTTTGCGCCAACGCGCAGTTGGTGCCGGACTCTGGCATTGCGACCAGCGAGACGGGGACGCGGCATCGGACTGCAGAACGGGTGGCGAAACAAACGGGCGGCTTGGTCGTCGCCATTTCGCAGCGGCGTAATGTGATCAGCTTGTATATGGGTAATTTGCGCTATACGTTGCGAGATATCTCGTTTATCTTAAATCGCGCCAACCAGGCATTACAAACTTTGGAGAAATACCGGCTGGTTTTAAAGCGGGCGCTTGTGAAATTAAGCGAGTTGGAATTTGAGCATCGCGTGACACTGGCGGATGTGACGGAAATATTTATTCGTATGGAACAAGTGCATCGAATTGCCCGTGA
This genomic stretch from Azotosporobacter soli harbors:
- the radA gene encoding DNA repair protein RadA, whose amino-acid sequence is MSKLKVKYACQDCGHESAKWLGRCPGCGAWNTLVEELAARKEPRGAFFTGGVAAKPMPITKVDTASFPRMATGLKEFDRVLGGGIVPGAMVLIGGDPGIGKSTLLLQAACSISGQYGQVLYVSGEESAAQTRMRAERVNRLHDNMLIMTETNLESIIQSAAHVKPSLLVIDSIQTMYSPEIPSAPGSVGQVRDCTAKLLRLAKERDIPIAIIGHVTKDGNIAGPRLLEHMVDVVLYFEGERNYAFRVLRAMKNRFGSTSESGIFAMEEEGLAEVKNPSGILLSERPEGAPGSVVLASMEGVRPLLIEIQALVSTTCFGMPRRTAVGFDYNRLILLLAVLEKRVGQMLANQDCYVNAVGGIKVSEPAADLPVALAIASSYRNMPLDAKTVVVGEVGLTGEVRMVSRIEERIGEAVNLGFRRFVIPSGNAAAFKGKRAGLEIIGVASVQEAMEAVFV
- the disA gene encoding DNA integrity scanning diadenylate cyclase DisA, whose protein sequence is MNGKLQDGKLWDNRFIQTLLKLVPGTPLRDGLEHIIRAKMGALVFVISNAKMLELVDGGFEINCEYAPSAFYELAKMDGAIVLSGDAKMILCANAQLVPDSGIATSETGTRHRTAERVAKQTGGLVVAISQRRNVISLYMGNLRYTLRDISFILNRANQALQTLEKYRLVLKRALVKLSELEFEHRVTLADVTEIFIRMEQVHRIAREIELNIIELGTEGRLLSMQVEELLAEGDAMDLLLKDYCVSADALVQEQVREHIALLSEDNLEVYTICRLLGYGVTPNAVDIPVVPRGYRVLHQLPRLPVNVIDNLIAHFRVLPRICAATIEDLDEVGGVGEVRAKNIRDGLMRLKEHVRLDSYR